In Pseudonocardia sp. C8, one genomic interval encodes:
- a CDS encoding DUF3662 and FHA domain-containing protein produces MGRVDRFERRLQGFVGDAFARVFGGSVVPQEVAQALLREAEDNVEQLAGGRLLAPNRYTVLLSPSDLDRMAGDEDGVARSLSSHVAKELTDQGWDTYGEVVVFLERSEALHTGQFRTRSAVDPDASRRAATRARTAGEAPMSQQPGHPEENGQYGYDRGAPGGYGQQTYAPPGYDQEQGQQGYGQQPGGYGQQGGYGQQPGGYDQYGQPQGYAQPGYDQYGQPQGGYQQAGYGQPQGYADPNQGYGGYGQQPGYPPQQGYDQGYDGYGQPQGYGQPQPGYGQPGYAPQPGYDQGYDGYGQPQGYGQPQPGYPPQGGYDPGYDGGGYGGQGGWGAPQQLTAMLILDDGSNRNYQLTEGTHVIGRGQDSQFRLPDTGVSRRHLEVTWDGQVATLNDLGSTNGTTVNNSPVQSCQLTDGDVIRVGHSSLVFRTQG; encoded by the coding sequence TTGGGCCGCGTGGATCGCTTCGAGCGCCGTCTCCAGGGGTTCGTCGGCGACGCCTTCGCGCGGGTCTTCGGGGGCAGTGTCGTCCCACAGGAAGTCGCACAGGCACTGCTGAGGGAAGCCGAGGACAACGTCGAGCAGCTCGCGGGAGGTCGCCTGCTGGCGCCCAACCGGTACACCGTGCTGCTCAGTCCCTCCGATCTCGACCGGATGGCGGGTGACGAGGACGGGGTCGCCCGATCCCTCTCGTCGCACGTGGCGAAGGAACTCACCGACCAGGGCTGGGACACCTACGGTGAGGTCGTAGTCTTTCTGGAGCGCTCCGAGGCGCTGCACACGGGACAGTTCCGCACCCGCTCCGCTGTCGACCCCGACGCTTCCCGTCGGGCCGCCACCAGAGCACGCACCGCAGGAGAAGCACCCATGAGCCAGCAACCGGGCCACCCCGAGGAGAACGGGCAGTACGGATACGACCGGGGCGCACCCGGCGGGTACGGACAGCAGACCTACGCGCCCCCGGGGTACGACCAGGAGCAGGGCCAGCAGGGCTACGGCCAGCAGCCGGGCGGGTACGGCCAGCAGGGCGGCTACGGACAGCAGCCCGGCGGGTACGACCAGTACGGCCAGCCCCAGGGCTACGCCCAGCCGGGCTACGACCAGTACGGCCAGCCCCAGGGTGGCTACCAGCAGGCGGGTTACGGCCAGCCCCAGGGCTACGCCGACCCGAACCAGGGTTACGGCGGCTACGGCCAGCAGCCCGGATACCCGCCGCAGCAGGGCTACGACCAGGGTTACGACGGCTACGGCCAGCCCCAGGGCTACGGCCAGCCGCAGCCGGGCTACGGCCAGCCCGGCTACGCCCCGCAGCCGGGCTACGACCAGGGCTACGACGGCTACGGCCAGCCCCAGGGCTACGGCCAGCCGCAGCCGGGCTACCCGCCGCAGGGCGGCTACGACCCGGGCTACGACGGCGGCGGCTACGGCGGCCAGGGCGGCTGGGGTGCCCCGCAGCAGCTCACCGCGATGCTGATCCTGGACGACGGCTCGAACCGCAACTACCAGCTGACCGAGGGCACCCACGTCATCGGCCGTGGCCAGGACTCCCAGTTCCGGCTCCCGGACACCGGCGTCTCCCGCCGGCACCTGGAGGTCACCTGGGACGGTCAGGTCGCGACGCTCAACGACCTGGGCTCCACCAACGGCACCACGGTGAACAACTCGCCGGTCCAGTCCTGCCAGCTCACCGACGGCGACGTGATCCGCGTGGGCCATTCCAGCCTGGTGTTCCGGACCCAGGGCTGA
- a CDS encoding FHA domain-containing protein, translating into MPELVLQLTRGGFLALLWLFVLLALQVVRSDLYTAAGLKASVPGRRSGGKAPRFRGGGRGKVARQLVVTQGPLAGSRITLDSRPILIGRADDSTLKLDDDYASTRHARISQQGDDWYVEDLGSTNGTYLERNKVTGPTRVPLGTPVRIGKTVIELRS; encoded by the coding sequence GTGCCGGAACTGGTACTGCAGCTGACCAGAGGTGGCTTCCTGGCCCTGCTCTGGCTGTTCGTCCTGCTCGCCCTCCAGGTGGTCCGCTCCGACCTGTACACGGCGGCCGGCCTCAAGGCCTCCGTCCCCGGGCGCCGCTCGGGCGGCAAGGCCCCCCGGTTCCGGGGTGGCGGCCGCGGCAAGGTCGCCCGCCAGCTCGTCGTCACCCAGGGGCCGCTGGCCGGTAGCCGGATCACCCTGGACTCGCGGCCGATCCTCATCGGCCGCGCCGACGACTCGACGCTCAAGCTCGACGACGACTACGCGTCCACCCGGCACGCCCGGATCTCCCAGCAGGGAGACGACTGGTACGTCGAGGATCTCGGGTCGACGAACGGCACCTATCTCGAACGTAATAAGGTCACCGGGCCCACCCGGGTCCCGCTGGGGACGCCGGTCCGCATCGGCAAGACGGTGATCGAGCTGCGATCGTGA
- a CDS encoding protein phosphatase 2C domain-containing protein, with protein sequence MTLVLRYSARSDRGLVRQNNQDAVYAGPRLLALADGMGGHAAGEVASSLVISALAPLDDDVPGDDLLAELRAATHDGNDAISRHVAEAPDLEGMGTTLTAILFAGSRLGMVHVGDSRCYLLRDGEFTQITKDDTFVQSLIDEGRITEEEAHTHPQRSLLLRAITGQDVEPSLSIREARAGDRFLLCSDGLSGPVSDDTLKQTLEDYLDPRECADRMIELALRGGGPDNITCIVADVVDVDYADDAPIIGGSAGRNPRAGDGDYRHDGRSPHTSAQRAAATTLPRTEPVRLEPAGAEPPRRRRGLRPALALLGVLVVLGAGILVARSLVLQQYFVGVDQAQVAIYQGVRGSVLGLPLHRVTERSEIDLDDLPQSVRTQVTSGIVSDEGEMGARSTLDRLRAQMLPLCSTLNPPPPPPAVAPPPAPGAPPAPLVTTTPLPTVTPEPGRNCRLDG encoded by the coding sequence GTGACACTGGTGCTGCGCTACTCGGCCCGCAGTGACCGCGGACTGGTCCGGCAGAACAACCAGGACGCCGTCTACGCAGGTCCGCGCCTGCTCGCCCTCGCCGACGGCATGGGCGGCCACGCCGCGGGCGAGGTCGCGTCGTCGCTGGTGATCTCCGCACTGGCCCCGCTCGACGACGACGTCCCCGGCGACGACCTGCTCGCCGAGCTCCGCGCCGCGACCCACGACGGCAACGACGCGATCTCCCGGCACGTCGCCGAGGCCCCCGACCTGGAGGGCATGGGCACCACCCTGACCGCGATCCTGTTCGCCGGCTCGCGGCTGGGCATGGTGCACGTCGGCGACTCGCGCTGCTACCTGCTGCGCGACGGCGAGTTCACCCAGATCACCAAGGACGACACGTTCGTCCAGTCGCTGATCGACGAGGGCCGGATCACCGAGGAGGAGGCGCACACGCACCCGCAGCGGTCGCTGCTGCTGCGCGCCATCACCGGCCAGGACGTCGAGCCGTCGCTGTCGATCCGGGAGGCCCGCGCGGGCGACCGCTTCCTGCTCTGCTCGGACGGGCTGTCCGGCCCGGTCAGCGACGACACCCTCAAGCAGACGCTCGAGGACTACCTCGATCCGCGCGAGTGCGCCGACCGGATGATCGAGCTCGCGTTGCGTGGTGGCGGCCCGGACAACATCACGTGCATCGTGGCGGACGTGGTGGACGTGGACTACGCCGACGACGCGCCGATCATCGGCGGGTCGGCAGGGCGCAACCCGCGTGCCGGCGACGGCGACTACCGGCACGACGGGCGCAGCCCGCACACGTCCGCGCAGCGCGCCGCCGCCACCACCCTCCCCCGGACCGAGCCGGTGCGGCTCGAGCCCGCGGGGGCCGAGCCGCCGCGCCGCCGGCGCGGGCTGCGGCCGGCGCTGGCCCTGCTCGGCGTGCTCGTGGTGCTGGGAGCCGGGATCCTCGTGGCCCGCTCGCTGGTGCTGCAGCAGTACTTCGTGGGCGTCGACCAGGCCCAGGTCGCGATCTACCAGGGCGTGCGCGGGAGCGTGCTGGGGCTCCCGCTGCACCGGGTGACCGAGCGCTCCGAGATCGACCTCGACGACCTGCCGCAGTCGGTGCGCACCCAGGTCACCAGCGGGATCGTCTCCGACGAGGGCGAGATGGGTGCTCGCAGCACGCTGGACCGGCTGCGCGCCCAGATGCTGCCGCTCTGCTCGACGCTGAACCCGCCGCCCCCGCCGCCGGCCGTCGCCCCGCCGCCCGCGCCCGGAGCGCCGCCCGCGCCGCTGGTGACGACCACCCCGCTGCCGACCGTGACCCCGGAGCCGGGCCGGAACTGCCGGCTGGACGGCTGA
- a CDS encoding FtsW/RodA/SpoVE family cell cycle protein, giving the protein MAGDNGAAEPTTPTGRGIELLMLGLAAVLTTGALVLVEANQEQSLTTDLLFVGLAYLVLFTLAHLAVRKLAPYADPLILPSVALLNGIGLVMIHRLDLARAARAELLGREVPDGLITAQMTWTVAGLVLFGLVLFFVRDHRTLARYGYTSGFVGLVLLALPALLPSSISEVNGAKLWIRIPGGPGIQPGEFAKILLIVFFSAYLVQKRNLLSTAGRRFLGMELPRARDLAPLLVAWGLSVGILVFQRDLGSSLLIFGLVLVLLYTATEKVSWMVIGLSAFAVGATVAYQLFSHVRVRVQIWLDPFQDYDGGGFQLAQALFGLGTGGVGGTGLGAGRPDLVPFAESDFIFSSLGEELGLIGLSAIMIVYLVLITRGLRSALAVRDSYGKLLATGLAFSVALQIFVVIGGVTKLIPLTGLTLPFLSYGGSSLLANYALVAILLRISHVARAPLPQRPAQPRAPIAEASTELVRRPGGGTTPTPATPDTERSDT; this is encoded by the coding sequence ATGGCCGGCGACAACGGCGCCGCGGAGCCGACGACGCCCACCGGCCGCGGCATCGAGCTGCTGATGCTCGGGCTGGCTGCGGTGCTGACGACCGGTGCCCTGGTGCTGGTCGAGGCCAACCAGGAGCAGTCGCTCACCACCGACCTGCTGTTCGTCGGGCTCGCCTACCTGGTGCTGTTCACGCTGGCGCACCTGGCGGTGCGCAAGCTGGCGCCCTACGCCGACCCGCTGATCCTCCCCTCGGTGGCGCTGCTCAACGGCATCGGCCTGGTCATGATCCACCGGCTGGACCTGGCCCGGGCCGCGCGGGCGGAGCTGCTCGGCCGGGAGGTCCCGGACGGGCTGATCACCGCGCAGATGACGTGGACGGTCGCCGGCCTCGTGCTGTTCGGGCTGGTTCTGTTCTTCGTGCGCGACCACCGCACGCTGGCCCGCTACGGCTACACCTCGGGCTTCGTCGGGCTGGTGCTGCTCGCGCTGCCCGCCCTGCTGCCGTCGTCGATCTCCGAGGTCAACGGCGCGAAGCTGTGGATCCGGATCCCCGGCGGCCCCGGCATCCAGCCCGGCGAGTTCGCCAAGATCCTGCTGATCGTCTTCTTCTCGGCCTACCTGGTCCAGAAGCGCAACCTGCTCTCGACCGCCGGCCGCCGCTTCCTGGGCATGGAGCTGCCGCGGGCCCGTGACCTGGCGCCCCTGCTCGTCGCGTGGGGGCTCTCGGTCGGCATCCTGGTGTTCCAGCGCGACCTCGGCAGCTCGTTGCTGATCTTCGGGCTGGTGCTGGTCCTGCTCTACACGGCGACCGAGAAGGTCTCCTGGATGGTGATCGGGCTGTCCGCGTTCGCGGTCGGCGCGACGGTCGCCTACCAGCTGTTCAGCCACGTCCGGGTCCGGGTGCAGATCTGGCTGGACCCGTTCCAGGACTACGACGGCGGCGGCTTCCAGCTCGCCCAGGCACTGTTCGGCCTCGGCACCGGCGGTGTCGGCGGCACCGGCCTGGGTGCCGGGCGCCCGGATCTCGTCCCGTTCGCGGAGTCCGACTTCATCTTCTCCTCGCTGGGCGAGGAGCTCGGCCTGATCGGCCTGTCCGCGATCATGATCGTGTACCTGGTCCTGATCACCCGCGGGCTGCGCTCGGCGCTGGCCGTGCGGGACTCCTACGGCAAGCTGCTCGCGACCGGCCTGGCGTTCTCGGTCGCGCTGCAGATCTTCGTGGTCATCGGCGGCGTGACGAAGCTGATCCCGCTGACCGGCCTGACCCTCCCGTTCCTGTCGTACGGTGGGTCCTCGCTGCTCGCGAACTACGCGCTGGTCGCGATCCTGCTGCGCATCTCGCACGTCGCCCGCGCCCCGCTGCCGCAGCGACCCGCACAGCCGCGGGCACCGATCGCCGAGGCCAGCACCGAGCTGGTCCGGCGCCCGGGTGGCGGGACCACCCCGACGCCCGCGACGCCCGACACGGAGAGGAGTGACACGTGA